Within Thermococcus indicus, the genomic segment GCCCTGGCACCGCCAGCGCTCTTGCCGGCCTTGAGGATTATCACAGGTTTTCTGGCCGTCGCGTAGCGGAGGGCCTTCATGAAGCGCCTGCCGTCCTTAACCCCCTCAATGTAGAGCGCTATAGCCTTGGTGTTCTCGTCGTCGGCGAAGTACTCCAAAAAGTCGCTCTCGTTCAGGTCGGATGCGTTTCCATAGGAAACGAAGGCCGAGAAGCCTATCCCCTCGTCGTTGCCCATCGCCAAGGCAGCACCGCCGAAGGCACCGCTCTGGCTGATGAGGGCCAGTCCCCCGGGCCTAACCCTAACCTCGAAGGAACCGAAGAACCTTCCGTGGACGCCGAAGATGCCGGCGCAGTTTGGCCCGATGATTCTAACGCCGTGCTTTTTGGCTTTTTCAACCAGCTCGCGTTCTAATTGAGAATTCCCAACCTCGGAGAAGCCCGCGCTTATTACAACGGCGCCCTTGATCAGCGAACCGATTTCATCGATTAGGGAAGGAACGAACTTCGCCGGAATCGCGATTATGGCCGTGTCAACAGCCCTGTCAAGCCTCTCATGGATTTGGAGGGTCCTCCCGGCGATCTCAACGGTTCCACCCTTCGGGTTGACTGGGATTATTTCACCCTCAAAGCCACCCTCGACGATGTTCCTCAGGATTTCGTAGGCTATGGCACCCTCTTTGAATGAGCCGAACACCGCGACGCTTGAAGGATAGAAGAAGTAATCCACACCACCACCTCCGAAAGAATCTCCACAGGCAATAAAAAAGCTTATTGGTTCGGTCGCCTAAGGTACCTCCATGAGGAAGAAGTACAGAAAAGTCGTCGTCGGCGGAACCTTCGACAGGCTTCATCTGGGGCACAAGGCCCTGCTGAGGAAGGCCTTCGAGGTGGGAGAATACGTTTACATAGGCCTAACATCTGACGAGATGATCAGAGACAAGCCATATGCAGAAAAGATACTCCCCTACGAGCTGCGCCTCAGGGATTTAATCAAGTTCTTCGAGGTCAACGGCTACTCCGGATACCGCGTCATCAAAATTCACACGGCGATAGGCTTCGCAGGGGAAATGAAAAGCTTAGAAGCCATAGTCGTGAGTGAGGAGACCTACAAGGGTGCCCTGGTGGTCAACCGGGCGCGTGAGGAAAACGGGCTGAGACCGCTTGAGATAGTAACCATCGGCCTCGTGAGGAGTTCCCTTGGTCCCAAAATCAGCTCCTCCCTCATAAGGGCAGGCCTCATAGACCCGTTCGGGAGGCCGGTTTCCAGTGGAAACGAAACTCCCCGACGGAAAGACGTTTAAGCCCTCGGGTAATAACACCTACGGTGATACCAATGTCGAAGCTGAAGGAGCCGATTATAGCGATTAACTTCAAGACCTACGTCCAGGCCACGGGCGATGGGGCTTTGAGGATAGCCAAGGCCGCCGAGAAGGTGTGGAAGGAGACCGGGATAACCATAGTCGTTGCGCCACAGCTTGCCGACCTCTACAGGATAGCCCAGGAGGTTGAGATTCCCGTCTTCGCCCAGCACATCGACCCGATAACGCCGGGCAGTCACACCGGCCACGTTCTGCCGGAGGCCGTGAAGGAGGCCGGGGCTGTGGGAACGCTGCTCAACCACTCCGAGAACAGAATGGTTCTGGCGGATCTGGAGGCCAGCATAAGGCGCGCCGAGGAAGTTGGTCTGATGACGATGGTCTGCTCCAACAACCCGGCCGTTAGTGCGGCGGTGGCAGCGCTTGGCCCGGATTACGTCGCCGTCGAGCCGCCCGAGCTCATAGGCACTGGAATTCCTGTCAGCAAGGCCAAGCCGGAAGTCATCACCGACACGGTCGAGCTGGTTAAGAGGGTCAACCCTGACGTCAAGGTTCTCACTGGTGCGGGGATTTCCACAGGTGAGGACGTCAAGAAGGCCCTTGAGCTCGGGAGCGTCGGTGTCCTCCTCGCAAGCGGCGTAACCAAGGCCAAAGATCCGGAGAAGGCGATAAGGGATTTGGTGTCGCTGATTCTTTAACTCCTTCCCCCCAATTTTTTGTTACCTGGCGGTGTTCTGGGAATCAAGGTCAATTTCACTAATAACCTCAAGGAAGTCCTTCATGAACTCCTGAAACTCGGATTCAGGTGGCCTCGTGAGAACCAGCTCAAGCTCCTTTTCCATGAGCTCGGGAGCGACGTTGAACCTGCCAGCCCGAATTGACTCCAGATTCACCCGGAGGTTCTCAACTGTCCTTTCCTGACTGAACCTCATACTGAACCGTATCTTCTCAAGGGCTTCATCAATAACGTCCGAGTAATCATAACCCGCTCTGTAGAGCATGAAAACGTCGTAGAAATCCCTCAACTTCTGAATCCTGCGGGTTAAAATGGCCCTAATCTTTTCGGCTAGAATTTCCTCGGGGGAATATGCCGTGACGGAAAGCGCTGAGTACCGTTCGAGCTCCTCGAAGAAGTATGCCTTCTCCTCATTTTCTAACTTAACTCCCTCAAGAAGCGTCTTAGCCATTACCTCCCTCCCTTCAAACAGCACCGGTTCGAAAAAGTTAACTTCAATCTTCACGACTTCTCCCGTTGGCATGAACAGGTGGAAAAAGACTATCTTCCTGTTCTCGTTCCCCTCAAAGTGAACGAAGTTCCTGTTGTAAGAGTTTCCTTCAAAGGGCCTGAAGTTCAGGCCGAGCTCTTCGGCGATGTAAGAGAGCTTTTCCGAGAGCCACCTCACCTCGGAGCTTATCAGCTTCCTCCTCTCCGAGCGGGAGAGCCTGTTCCTCAGCGGAAACGTGAAGTCGAGGTCAACGCTGAAGCGGTAATAGCCAAGGTAGCACTTGACCAAACACGTTCCGCCCTTGAACAGATACCGTCCGTAGAACCTCTCTTCTCCATAGAGTTCCTGCAGTATTGCATGCAGGAGGACATCCCTTTTCACAAGTAGCGGTTTTTCGATGCCGGTCTTCCGGATTATGAAACCCGTGAACTCATCGCCTGAAAACAACGGCCTCAACCTCCCTTTGAACCGACTTCGGGTATGCTTTAGAATACTCTACCAGCTTTTCTTTTTTCGCCTTTGCAATGTATTCCCTCACAACGGGGTCTGCATTAAGGCGTTTGTTGTATCGTTTTAAATAAATGAAGTCCAGCAGTGTCTTTTCCAAGTCCGAATACTGGATTTCCCCGCGTTTGACCACTCCAAAACCCAGGAGGGATTCCTTCAGCTTGACGAACTGAACCCTCTCGCCGAGAACTGTAACAGGTCTTGGTCTTGTTATCGCCGGAGTTACCAGAAAAATCCGGGAGTAGTACTCGTAGGTTGCCCCGTTCAGCCTTAAGGCCGTGTAAAGGCCGAAGTACCACTTCAGTGCCAGCTTGTTCATGGCCTTTGCGATTAGAGTCATTGGTTCCGGAGTCTTCCCGAACTTGTATTCTTCGAGGGTTTTCACGTAATAAACCCCGCGCAGGATTCTGATGAGATAGCCCCGGCTTATGTAGTAGTTCACAATGTACTCAAAGCTCTCCCCGAATCTTTTGCAAATATCTCTAAGCTCTTCTCTTGTGATTACCTTTCCGCCGTACCTCGAAAGAATAAACCGAGTTATGAGCTTCATGGTCAGTATTATCAATAAACCATTAAAAAAGTTAGTGGTTGATTTAAGAAACGCCGGATGAAGATTTGGAGTTACTAAGGAGACCCCAGCTTTAAAAGCGCGAAGTGCGTTGAAACAAGAACAATAAAAAGTTCAACAGATGCAGCACGGCAAAGCGCTTAATAGGATTAAACCCAAAAATTCACTTGGGCACGATGACTCCTCAGTTTGCTAAACTTTATAAATCGGCTGATGGTCTCTCTATCGGGCAGCCCCGTGGTGTAGCGGCCAAGCATGCGGGACTTTGGATCCCGCGACCCGGGTTCGAATCCCGGCGGGGCTACCATACAAACTTCGCCTGCGCGAAGTTTGATCAAGGTTCGTGATTCTTTCTGAAAATTGCGATTTAAAAAGGATTTTCGCTCAAACTTCACGATTCCAACCAGAATTCACTTCTAAAAAGGCAACATCCACGGGGTTCAAAACCTTTTAGCGCTCCATTGGAGCGCGGTTCAAGTAGAACCCCCACAAAAAGGGCCTTTGTTTGTAAATTCCTCTCCTAAGGGCTAAAAATGAAGTAGTAAAATCCATTTTTCAGAGGGCCTTGTACAGGAATCACAAACTTTTGGTCAAGCTTTGCTAAAGCTTCCTGTACTCTCAAACCCCCGAAGTGGGACTACGCCCCACGTTGGGAAACTTTGCTGGGCAAAGTTTCATCAGAGTTTGGCATGCTTTTTTGTTTGGCTCTTTGGAGGGGTTTAACTTCCAAACCGGCAATTTTAAATCGTGTTTTCTGCCTTTAGCGCCCTTCGGGCGCCCTTTTAAAGCAAACACTCATTAAATCTCCCACCGTGAGTGCAAACCCCTTTCAAACACAACTCTTGAAGAAGCATGCCGACTTTTGACTACTCCTTTTTGAACAGTTAAACCCTTTTGATCAACCTTTGCTCAAGCAAAGCTTGCCGGGGGGCTAACGCCCCCACACCCCCAGAACTTTGCCTACACACGTCAAGTTCTGCTCGACTCAAGGGACGGAAGTCCCGCAGAGTTTGATCAAGGTTCGTAGCTCATTTTAAAAGGCTAAATTCTGAGTGATTTTCTACCCGAACGGTTGTTTCAAGTGTGAGAACTTTTAAAGTTGCTCCTTGGTAGGGGTTTAACTTTAAAATCGACGCCCGAAGGGCGTCAAAAGAGAGCAAACCCCGTGCCAAGGTCTGTTTAAACGTGTTCTCCTTGAGAAAACGAGCCTTCTGAGTGCAAAATCCTTGTATTATGGTCTTTTTAGAGGGTGAGCTACTAACTTTTGGTGAAGCTTTTTCCAAAAGCTTCAAAACGCGAACTCCTCCACGCTGAACTCTTCCATGACCCTCTCGAAGTCGTGCTCCGGAGCGTAGGTAAAGCCGCACGTGGTGCACTTAAGGACGCCGTTCTCCTCGCTCAGGGGCGAGAAGCAGACGGGACAGCGGTACTCCTCGCGGCTGAGCTGGTCATAAACCTCGTCCCTCATGACGATCAGGTTGAGCTCGGCTTCCCAGTCCTCGTGGAGCATTCCCCAGTAGGGAGTCTCGACGGGATAAAAATCCTCAAGAATCAGGGCGTTTATCCCAATTCCCCGGATTCCAGGCGGGAGCTTGCCGGTCGGCTCTATGCTCACCACGTACTGATCGTAGAACTCTATGTGTTCCGCCCTGACTGTTAAGCCACGGGAGAGCCTTGAGCGGAGGGGAATCACCTGAAGGAAGAGGCTTTCCTTCTCAACATCCCAGCTCGCGCTTATTGAAACGCTCCCCCTCGCGAAGAACTGGGTGATGTACCTATCATCACGCTCCTCGCCGGCGAGGTGGAAGCCCAGCTTACCCATCGCCCGTCCAAGGAAGTTCGGCCTTGGAAGCTTCCGATAGTTGATCAGATACTCCCCTATCCATCCCGCGAGGGGCATAGAATAGCCCACGAACACCTGCCTCTGAACCCTCAGGTAGGCTACGCTGGGGAGCAATTTGAACCCTGAGTTCATTCCCATCAAAGAAAGAGCGGCATAATGATATATATGATTAACGGAAAAGCTAAGAGCCGAAGAACTCGTCGAGGCTTATGCCCTTCTTTTTCTTCTTCATGGCCGCCTTTTCCTTCCTCACTGCCTTCTCAAACCCCTGCGAGGGCTTTATCTTTTTCTCAGAGCGCTTAGAAGCCTTGGATTCCTTCTTTTTCTCGGGTTTAGAACTCTTCTTGAGCTTTCCGTTCGCCTTAAGTTCATCGAGGTAACCGTTCCGCCCATTGGATTTACCAGTCCTTGCCTTTATCATCTTCTCGCAGACGTCCGCCGAGAAACCCATCAGCGTCCTCTGCCTCTCAGGGAAGACGTTCTCGAAGAGGGTCTTTATGTCCTTATCGGTCAGGCATATCCTCTGCCTCGTGTAGTCGAGGACGCTGTACTTCGTAACGAGCATCTTGGCAGTCGGCAGGTACTTTTCTATGGCCCCCTTGCTGACCGTCAGGACGATCTTCCCGCCGCACTTGGGGCATTTACCGGTCAGCGGCGGTCGTCTGTACTTCGTGTTGCACTTCACACAGCGGAACTCCTGACGGGTGAAGCTCCTAAGGTTGCCCCTCAGGTCCGGAACGAGGTGGGAGTTGATTATCGTCTCGGCCACGTGGTGCTCGTCAACGGCACGAATGCGCTCCGCCAGGGCCAGCTGGCGCTCCACCTTCTCGACCATATCGCCGAGCTGTTTGTACAGGCTCATCTTCGGGCCGAGGCCGATGTCGTCCGTATCGTGGGTGAACTTCAGCCCCTCGTACATCTCCGGTTTGCCGAGCCTGTCCTCGACGCGCTCGATGAACTTAATCTCCTTCGGGGACTTCATCTCATAGGTCGCGTTGTAGAATTCCAGCGGATAGTAGCGAACGACGTCCATGTTGTGGACCTCGCT encodes:
- a CDS encoding acetate--CoA ligase family protein gives rise to the protein MDYFFYPSSVAVFGSFKEGAIAYEILRNIVEGGFEGEIIPVNPKGGTVEIAGRTLQIHERLDRAVDTAIIAIPAKFVPSLIDEIGSLIKGAVVISAGFSEVGNSQLERELVEKAKKHGVRIIGPNCAGIFGVHGRFFGSFEVRVRPGGLALISQSGAFGGAALAMGNDEGIGFSAFVSYGNASDLNESDFLEYFADDENTKAIALYIEGVKDGRRFMKALRYATARKPVIILKAGKSAGGARAAASHTGSLAGSYEIYRAAFKQAGAIEVEEMEELFDAAKAFEMYPGTGKRVAVITNSGGPGVLATDKLERLGLEIARLSDETVNELRSFLPPQCSVRNPIDLIADADYERYRKTIEVVCRDKNVDSLLVICVPPIFLPSEEIARAIIEAECNKPVIVNFMAGELVRDGVELLEGRGVKNFPTPERAARALMWLSRR
- a CDS encoding nucleotidyl transferase AbiEii/AbiGii toxin family protein yields the protein MFSGDEFTGFIIRKTGIEKPLLVKRDVLLHAILQELYGEERFYGRYLFKGGTCLVKCYLGYYRFSVDLDFTFPLRNRLSRSERRKLISSEVRWLSEKLSYIAEELGLNFRPFEGNSYNRNFVHFEGNENRKIVFFHLFMPTGEVVKIEVNFFEPVLFEGREVMAKTLLEGVKLENEEKAYFFEELERYSALSVTAYSPEEILAEKIRAILTRRIQKLRDFYDVFMLYRAGYDYSDVIDEALEKIRFSMRFSQERTVENLRVNLESIRAGRFNVAPELMEKELELVLTRPPESEFQEFMKDFLEVISEIDLDSQNTAR
- a CDS encoding type IV toxin-antitoxin system AbiEi family antitoxin domain-containing protein, translated to MKLITRFILSRYGGKVITREELRDICKRFGESFEYIVNYYISRGYLIRILRGVYYVKTLEEYKFGKTPEPMTLIAKAMNKLALKWYFGLYTALRLNGATYEYYSRIFLVTPAITRPRPVTVLGERVQFVKLKESLLGFGVVKRGEIQYSDLEKTLLDFIYLKRYNKRLNADPVVREYIAKAKKEKLVEYSKAYPKSVQREVEAVVFRR
- the coaD gene encoding phosphopantetheine adenylyltransferase, yielding MRKKYRKVVVGGTFDRLHLGHKALLRKAFEVGEYVYIGLTSDEMIRDKPYAEKILPYELRLRDLIKFFEVNGYSGYRVIKIHTAIGFAGEMKSLEAIVVSEETYKGALVVNRAREENGLRPLEIVTIGLVRSSLGPKISSSLIRAGLIDPFGRPVSSGNETPRRKDV
- the tpiA gene encoding triose-phosphate isomerase, which codes for MSKLKEPIIAINFKTYVQATGDGALRIAKAAEKVWKETGITIVVAPQLADLYRIAQEVEIPVFAQHIDPITPGSHTGHVLPEAVKEAGAVGTLLNHSENRMVLADLEASIRRAEEVGLMTMVCSNNPAVSAAVAALGPDYVAVEPPELIGTGIPVSKAKPEVITDTVELVKRVNPDVKVLTGAGISTGEDVKKALELGSVGVLLASGVTKAKDPEKAIRDLVSLIL